A window of Triplophysa dalaica isolate WHDGS20190420 chromosome 7, ASM1584641v1, whole genome shotgun sequence contains these coding sequences:
- the nptx2a gene encoding neuronal pentraxin-2a isoform X1 — translation MLALLVPLLLIHASWSGKVARASGAKGSRFVCTPVPADTDISCPVETANRVQSTSPQEEELRSTIIQLRETILQQKETIVSQQGTIKELNSKLARCEADARSRGSARRKEFGKNTMGDLPRDPAETVEQLGKTMQSLKDRLENLEQQLRTNTSGGPLPNDLKDLLRRRLGDLESQLLTRVSELEEEKSQLYNETAAHRQRTENTLNSLLERITELEKSNSAFKSPEEFKVSLPLRTNYLYGRIKKSLPEMYAFTVCMWLKSSASPGIGTPFSYGVPGQANEIVLIEWGNNPIELLVNDKVAQLPLAVSDGRWHHICITWTTRDGFWEAYQDGERLGTGENLAPWHPIKPGGVIILGQEQDIVGGRFDATQAFVGELSHFNMWDRVLRPIDISAMANCSAYMPGNVVPWVDANVEVFGGATKAALEICEDRLFES, via the exons ATGCTCGCTCTTCTCGTGCCACTGCTGCTCATACACGCGTCTTGGAGCGGGAAAGTGGCTCGCGCGAGTGGCGCTAAAGGAAGCCGCTTCGTGTGCACGCCCGTGCCCGCCGACACCGACATCAGCTGCCCGGTGGAAACCGCTAACAGGGTCCAAAGCACCAGCCCGCAGGAGGAGGAGTTGCGGAGCACCATCATTCAGCTGCGAGAGACCATCCTCCAGCAAAAGGAGACTATCGTAAGTCAGCAGGGCACTATCAAAGAGCTCAACTCCAAACTCGCGCGCTGCGAGGCGGACGCCAGGTCGCGGGGCAGCGCGCGCAGGAAGGAGTTTGGTAAGAACACGATGGGCGATCTGCCACGAGACCCAGCGGAGACCGTCGAGCAACTGGGCAAGACCATGCAGAGCCTGAAAGACCGACTGGAGAACCTGGAG CAGCAGCTGCGTACCAACACATCCGGAGGACCGCTCCCCAATGATCTGAAAGACCTGCTGAGACGTCGCCTTGGTGACCTGGAGAGCCAACTGTTGACCAGAGTGTCCGAACTGGAGGAAGAAAAGAGCCAGCTGTACAACGAGACGGCCGCTCACCGGCAACGTACAGAGAACACCCTCAATTCACTGCTGGAGAGGATCACCGAGCTGGAGAAAA GTAACAGCGCATTTAAATCCCCAGAGGAGTTTAAAGTGTCTCTGCCCTTGCGTACCAACTACCTGTATGGCCGTATAAAGAAGAGTCTGCCAGAGATGTACGCCTTCACCGTGTGCATGTGGCTCAAGTCCAGCGCCAGTCCCGGAATCGGAACTCCCTTTTCTTACGGTGTCCCGGGACAGGCCAATGAGATCGTTCTGATAGAGTGGGGAAACAACCCCATCGAGCTGCTTGTCAATGATAAG GTAGCTCAGCTGCCTCTCGCCGTGAGTGACGGCCGATGGCATCACATCTGCATCACCTGGACGACCAGAGATGGCTTCTGGGAGGCGTATCAGGATGGAGAGCGACTAGGGACCGGAGAGAACTTGGCCCCGTGGCACCCAATTAAACCTGGAGGAGTCATTATACTGGGCCAAGAACAG GACATCGTAGGTGGGAGATTTGATGCCACACAGGCGTTTGTAGGAGAGTTAAGCCACTTTAACATGTGGGACAGAGTCCTGCGTCCTATAGACATCTCTGCTATGGCTAACTGCTCTGCCTACATGCCTGGCAACGTGGTGCCATGGGTCGATGCCAACGTGGAGGTATTTGGCGGTGCCACCAAAGCAGCGTTGGAAATTTGTGAAGATCGTCTGTTTGAGTCCTAA
- the nptx2a gene encoding neuronal pentraxin-2a isoform X2 — protein MLALLVPLLLIHASWSGKVARASGAKGSRFVCTPVPADTDISCPVETANRVQSTSPQEEELRSTIIQLRETILQQKETIVSQQGTIKELNSKLARCEADARSRGSARRKEFGKNTMGDLPRDPAETVEQLGKTMQSLKDRLENLEQLRTNTSGGPLPNDLKDLLRRRLGDLESQLLTRVSELEEEKSQLYNETAAHRQRTENTLNSLLERITELEKSNSAFKSPEEFKVSLPLRTNYLYGRIKKSLPEMYAFTVCMWLKSSASPGIGTPFSYGVPGQANEIVLIEWGNNPIELLVNDKVAQLPLAVSDGRWHHICITWTTRDGFWEAYQDGERLGTGENLAPWHPIKPGGVIILGQEQDIVGGRFDATQAFVGELSHFNMWDRVLRPIDISAMANCSAYMPGNVVPWVDANVEVFGGATKAALEICEDRLFES, from the exons ATGCTCGCTCTTCTCGTGCCACTGCTGCTCATACACGCGTCTTGGAGCGGGAAAGTGGCTCGCGCGAGTGGCGCTAAAGGAAGCCGCTTCGTGTGCACGCCCGTGCCCGCCGACACCGACATCAGCTGCCCGGTGGAAACCGCTAACAGGGTCCAAAGCACCAGCCCGCAGGAGGAGGAGTTGCGGAGCACCATCATTCAGCTGCGAGAGACCATCCTCCAGCAAAAGGAGACTATCGTAAGTCAGCAGGGCACTATCAAAGAGCTCAACTCCAAACTCGCGCGCTGCGAGGCGGACGCCAGGTCGCGGGGCAGCGCGCGCAGGAAGGAGTTTGGTAAGAACACGATGGGCGATCTGCCACGAGACCCAGCGGAGACCGTCGAGCAACTGGGCAAGACCATGCAGAGCCTGAAAGACCGACTGGAGAACCTGGAG CAGCTGCGTACCAACACATCCGGAGGACCGCTCCCCAATGATCTGAAAGACCTGCTGAGACGTCGCCTTGGTGACCTGGAGAGCCAACTGTTGACCAGAGTGTCCGAACTGGAGGAAGAAAAGAGCCAGCTGTACAACGAGACGGCCGCTCACCGGCAACGTACAGAGAACACCCTCAATTCACTGCTGGAGAGGATCACCGAGCTGGAGAAAA GTAACAGCGCATTTAAATCCCCAGAGGAGTTTAAAGTGTCTCTGCCCTTGCGTACCAACTACCTGTATGGCCGTATAAAGAAGAGTCTGCCAGAGATGTACGCCTTCACCGTGTGCATGTGGCTCAAGTCCAGCGCCAGTCCCGGAATCGGAACTCCCTTTTCTTACGGTGTCCCGGGACAGGCCAATGAGATCGTTCTGATAGAGTGGGGAAACAACCCCATCGAGCTGCTTGTCAATGATAAG GTAGCTCAGCTGCCTCTCGCCGTGAGTGACGGCCGATGGCATCACATCTGCATCACCTGGACGACCAGAGATGGCTTCTGGGAGGCGTATCAGGATGGAGAGCGACTAGGGACCGGAGAGAACTTGGCCCCGTGGCACCCAATTAAACCTGGAGGAGTCATTATACTGGGCCAAGAACAG GACATCGTAGGTGGGAGATTTGATGCCACACAGGCGTTTGTAGGAGAGTTAAGCCACTTTAACATGTGGGACAGAGTCCTGCGTCCTATAGACATCTCTGCTATGGCTAACTGCTCTGCCTACATGCCTGGCAACGTGGTGCCATGGGTCGATGCCAACGTGGAGGTATTTGGCGGTGCCACCAAAGCAGCGTTGGAAATTTGTGAAGATCGTCTGTTTGAGTCCTAA